The proteins below are encoded in one region of Aquisphaera giovannonii:
- a CDS encoding DUF1553 domain-containing protein — protein MRTAPGIMLLAAWLLAAATAGPALAGEDKVSFATDVQPILTRLGCNQGACHGAQHGKGSFKLSLRGFDDAADHREIVAAGFGRRVSAMEPADSLLLRKPTLGVPHEGGRRLDPHSPAYDTLVRWLRQGTPGPSASDRKPKALVVEPKEVVLRPGGSARIVARATYEDGSSEDLAGKAAFDSQSPTVASVSADGEIHAAADARGEAAIMVRYLSSVAATRVIVPYGPAPSLDAFRPNNLIDTLWADAWRKVGLAPSPTCDDAEFFRRIHLGTLATLPRPEDVRAFLADTSPDRREKAIDAVLARPEYAAAWAHKWGDLLLNSSQAVGKKGMWSLHNWLLASFRANRPMDELVAELLTAVGSPYQNGPANFYKIGDPDEWTETASQVFLGVRLQCAKCHNHPYESILQADYYAMKAFFGRVGKKQSREFGLGGGDTVVFVRDGGEVRHPRTGQVMKPKPIGGAPIDDPIDRRRALAAWITAKDNRALARNLVNRYWGYYFGRGLVNPIDDMRATNPASNPQLLDALADDLAAHQYDIKHLMRTIMRSRVYQLDAVALPANRADVENRYVTHFAPTRLGAEALLDAVDAACGTREKFAGLPSGYRAIDLPDSDYASEFLDTFGRPRRAVPCECERSGAPTMTQALLMISGGLLNRKVADPKGRAATLAAAKAPPAKAVEELFLCTVSRPPTAEETKEAVADIAAAGSPKEGLEDLLWTLLNTREFQFNH, from the coding sequence ATGAGAACAGCACCGGGCATCATGCTCCTCGCCGCGTGGCTCCTCGCCGCCGCGACCGCGGGCCCGGCCCTCGCCGGCGAGGACAAGGTCTCGTTCGCGACCGACGTGCAGCCGATCCTGACGAGGCTCGGCTGCAACCAGGGGGCCTGCCACGGGGCGCAGCACGGCAAGGGGAGTTTCAAGCTCTCGCTCCGCGGCTTCGACGACGCGGCCGACCACCGCGAGATCGTCGCCGCCGGGTTCGGCCGTCGGGTCTCGGCGATGGAGCCGGCCGACAGCCTCCTGCTCCGCAAGCCGACGCTCGGCGTCCCCCACGAGGGGGGCCGGCGGCTCGACCCCCATTCGCCCGCCTACGACACGCTCGTCCGCTGGCTCCGCCAGGGCACGCCCGGGCCGTCGGCGTCGGACCGGAAGCCCAAGGCCCTGGTCGTCGAGCCGAAGGAGGTCGTCCTCCGGCCCGGCGGCTCGGCGCGGATCGTCGCGAGGGCGACCTACGAGGACGGCTCGTCCGAGGACCTCGCGGGGAAGGCGGCGTTCGACAGCCAGTCGCCGACCGTCGCGTCCGTCTCCGCCGACGGCGAGATCCACGCCGCGGCCGACGCCCGCGGCGAGGCGGCGATCATGGTCCGCTACCTGAGCTCGGTCGCCGCCACGCGCGTGATCGTCCCGTACGGCCCGGCGCCCTCGCTCGACGCCTTCAGGCCGAACAACCTCATCGACACGCTGTGGGCCGACGCCTGGCGCAAGGTGGGCCTGGCGCCGTCGCCGACCTGCGACGACGCCGAGTTCTTCCGCCGGATCCACCTGGGCACCCTCGCCACGCTGCCGAGGCCCGAGGACGTGAGGGCCTTCCTCGCCGACACGAGCCCGGACAGGCGGGAGAAGGCCATCGACGCGGTCCTCGCCCGGCCGGAGTACGCGGCGGCCTGGGCGCACAAGTGGGGCGACCTGCTGCTGAACAGCTCGCAGGCCGTCGGCAAGAAGGGGATGTGGTCGCTGCACAACTGGCTGCTCGCCTCGTTCCGCGCCAACCGGCCGATGGACGAGCTCGTCGCGGAGCTGCTCACGGCGGTCGGCAGCCCGTACCAGAACGGCCCGGCGAACTTCTACAAGATCGGCGACCCCGACGAGTGGACCGAGACCGCCTCGCAGGTCTTCCTGGGCGTCCGGCTCCAGTGCGCGAAGTGCCACAACCACCCGTACGAGAGCATCCTGCAGGCCGACTACTACGCGATGAAGGCCTTCTTCGGCCGCGTCGGCAAGAAGCAGAGCCGGGAGTTCGGACTCGGCGGCGGCGACACCGTGGTCTTCGTCCGGGACGGCGGCGAGGTCCGCCACCCGCGCACCGGGCAGGTCATGAAGCCGAAGCCCATCGGCGGCGCCCCGATCGACGACCCGATCGACCGCCGCCGGGCCCTCGCCGCCTGGATCACCGCGAAGGACAACCGGGCGCTCGCCCGCAACCTCGTCAATCGCTACTGGGGCTACTACTTCGGCCGCGGCCTCGTGAACCCAATCGACGACATGCGGGCCACCAACCCGGCGTCCAACCCCCAGCTCCTGGACGCGCTCGCCGATGACCTGGCGGCACATCAATACGACATCAAGCACCTGATGCGGACGATCATGCGGTCGCGGGTCTACCAGCTCGACGCCGTGGCCCTGCCCGCGAACCGGGCGGACGTCGAGAACCGCTACGTGACCCACTTCGCCCCGACGCGGCTGGGGGCCGAGGCGCTCCTGGACGCGGTGGACGCCGCCTGCGGGACCCGAGAGAAGTTCGCCGGCCTCCCCTCGGGCTACCGGGCGATCGACCTGCCGGACTCCGACTACGCGTCGGAGTTCCTCGACACCTTCGGCCGCCCCCGCCGCGCCGTGCCGTGCGAATGCGAGCGGAGCGGGGCCCCCACGATGACCCAGGCCCTCCTGATGATCAGCGGCGGCCTCCTCAACCGCAAGGTCGCCGACCCCAAGGGCCGGGCCGCCACGCTGGCCGCCGCGAAGGCGCCCCCGGCGAAGGCCGTCGAGGAGCTCTTCCTCTGCACCGTCTCCCGACCGCCGACCGCCGAGGAGACGAAGGAAGCCGTCGCCGACATCGCCGCCGCCGGGAGCCCGAAGGAGGGGCTCGAAGACCTGCTCTGGACGCTCCTGAACACGCGGGAGTTCCAGTTCAATCATTGA
- a CDS encoding DUF1501 domain-containing protein has product MFHLESGSVRDCDGVSRREFLRVGGLGLAGLSLADMLRAEGRAAATPSGTKAKGRGQAPARSVILLWMQGGASHIDTFDPKPEAPAEVRGEFGVIPTALPGVQICEHLPRMAQHLDRTTVIRSGYSYNAGHGIADAYMLSGWRFSPATVYPSMGSVVARELPANPGMPPYMQLGIYVDQKTGGGLAGYVGGEHNPFVMTSDPNARKFSVDGITLPGGLTADRFARRRRMLDRFDRWQQTVEAQAGESLAMDRFYEKAFGIVTSPQAKRAFDLSEEDATLRDRYGRNTFGQSCLLARRLVEAGVRFVTVSSGGWDTHQNNFTSLRKNLLPHLDAGYSALLADLDQRGLLEETIVVWMGDFGRTPKINSAAGRDHWAGSMTFCLGGGGIRVGEVLGKSDRNAEQPTTKMVQAEDIAATVFDRLGIPMDTRYVAPDGRPFPVNPGGRVLEELCA; this is encoded by the coding sequence ATGTTTCACCTCGAGAGTGGGTCGGTTCGCGACTGCGACGGGGTCAGCCGGCGCGAGTTCCTGCGGGTCGGCGGGCTGGGCCTGGCGGGGCTCTCGCTCGCGGACATGCTGCGGGCGGAGGGCCGGGCGGCGGCCACGCCGTCGGGGACGAAGGCGAAGGGCAGGGGGCAGGCCCCGGCGCGGAGCGTGATCCTGCTCTGGATGCAGGGCGGGGCGTCGCACATCGACACGTTCGACCCCAAGCCCGAGGCCCCGGCGGAGGTCCGCGGCGAGTTCGGCGTGATCCCGACAGCGCTGCCGGGCGTGCAGATCTGCGAGCATCTGCCGAGGATGGCCCAGCACCTGGACCGGACGACGGTGATCCGCTCCGGGTACTCGTACAACGCCGGGCACGGGATCGCCGACGCGTACATGCTCTCGGGCTGGCGGTTCTCGCCGGCGACCGTCTATCCGTCGATGGGCTCGGTCGTGGCCCGGGAGCTGCCGGCCAACCCCGGGATGCCGCCTTACATGCAGCTCGGCATCTATGTCGATCAGAAGACGGGTGGCGGGCTGGCCGGGTACGTCGGCGGCGAGCACAACCCGTTCGTGATGACGTCGGACCCGAACGCGAGGAAATTCAGCGTCGACGGCATCACCCTGCCCGGCGGCCTGACGGCCGACCGGTTCGCCCGGCGGCGGCGGATGCTCGACCGCTTCGACCGCTGGCAGCAGACCGTGGAGGCCCAGGCCGGCGAGTCCCTGGCGATGGACCGGTTCTACGAGAAGGCCTTCGGGATCGTCACCTCGCCGCAGGCCAAGCGGGCGTTCGACCTCTCGGAGGAGGACGCGACGCTCCGCGACCGCTACGGGCGGAACACGTTCGGCCAGAGCTGCCTGCTGGCCCGCCGGCTGGTGGAGGCCGGCGTGCGGTTCGTCACGGTCTCGTCGGGCGGCTGGGACACGCACCAGAACAACTTCACGAGCCTGAGGAAGAACCTGCTGCCCCACCTCGACGCCGGCTACTCCGCGCTCCTGGCCGACCTGGACCAGCGCGGGCTGCTCGAGGAGACGATCGTCGTCTGGATGGGCGACTTCGGCCGGACCCCGAAGATCAACTCCGCGGCCGGCCGCGACCACTGGGCCGGCTCCATGACCTTCTGCCTGGGCGGCGGCGGCATCCGCGTGGGAGAGGTCCTCGGCAAGAGCGACCGCAACGCCGAGCAGCCGACCACCAAGATGGTCCAGGCGGAGGACATCGCCGCGACGGTCTTCGACCGGCTGGGCATCCCCATGGACACCCGCTACGTCGCCCCCGACGGCCGCCCCTTCCCCGTCAATCCGGGCGGCCGCGTGCTCGAGGAGCTCTGCGCGTGA
- a CDS encoding type II toxin-antitoxin system HicB family antitoxin, whose protein sequence is MRESLREVVPVMIDLPYSLEIEATEDPTFFGFHSPELIGFTGVGHSVEDCLYQARWGMAEHVELLRSQGLSVPRTSPDPTVVIRNDPRGQSA, encoded by the coding sequence ATGAGGGAATCTCTCCGCGAGGTCGTGCCCGTCATGATCGACCTGCCCTACTCCCTGGAAATCGAGGCCACCGAGGATCCGACCTTCTTCGGCTTCCATTCGCCGGAGCTCATCGGGTTCACGGGCGTCGGCCATTCCGTCGAGGATTGCCTCTATCAGGCCCGATGGGGCATGGCGGAGCATGTCGAGCTGCTCCGCTCGCAGGGCCTGTCGGTCCCGCGGACCAGCCCCGACCCGACGGTGGTCATCCGCAATGACCCGCGGGGGCAGTCTGCATGA